gttggtcatcaaacaccaaaatcctaagtaaatgggcctagggtccatttttcttacaatctccctatttttggtgattgatgacaacacgaccaaagcaagcaaataatagaattttaaaatttaaaaactacctacttgttaggatgcaatgcaaggggcaagattatatgatgctaaaagatactacttgtaagactacatagaaacttatcttgcccttgcaaatgtccccgtgtggtattatggatttaagccttgcttcctataaattctccccattacataggctaatccataatccactatcctccctttcttggaccattactacaaattaatgcttgcttttggtcctctaaattctccccctttggattcaaacaccaaaaaggaagacattagtagcacaaggaagggtcaaattttatgatcctttatgtgtagagagaaatagatcacaaaatttaactctcacattatatagactaagctccccctaaatatatgcatacatataatAGAAGTcaaaacatatgcataattggcaaagtattgcacaagggaaattaatctatataatgcacgaagaaagcatataaatattaaaatgaaatcaacatgatgatattggtttagaaataccacatgtagaaatcaatttgatttctaccacttgcaatcggtggtggatatttgaagtatgatgcttaactctagggactCTATTTTTtctgcaatgagactactacacacatgataagcttgaaaaggtgttagtctcaaagcatccaacttgtagagtaacctccccctaaatttgtgcacacaagtatggaatacttgcgggaaacatgcacattgattttagaataaaaaataccacttgaaagatgacatcacatgaatgtgagagtcattttcgaatgcgatattcaggagaaattatctacaatttgaactttggcacatattagatgaacaattgaaggacaagctatgtatcgtgctcctaaataattttaaatcatataggattgctccaaggaataagaatgaaaccgagcaagcctaccatatgaaatacctagtgtatgcatgacaaaatatataagaatgcaaatgcaaacctaggcataaagagtaactagatgctaaaagataccaattataggaaaatttaaatctaataccaattgaagtaaattgaatctagttacctaacatgggaaggggaatttgggtccatagtattcactaacccacttggcaatgattttgtccatcatgatgcaccccataaaatgcatccaaactttgccaagtctccaaattccccaaagtctattgtacttctcacttctcttttgGAATCCAAACCTTTTTTGTGCTATTCATGTTGGAGATAATTTCCTTTGACACCTAAAAGTGTTTGACCTAATTGTTGGCTtgtttgttcaccttgatggccaccaccttgtcatttttcttcttcttcaagagataaggtgtggatgccttcttgtccaccttgttggtgtaggtgttggagagcttgcttgtttgctttttctgcttcttctttgctccacccccattcttcaccttgcactcataggacttgtggccttccttgtggcacacgtagcaaaccacggtttgtcctttatCAAGATTcttctcccttgatggtgttatcttgatgaagttgggcttgcttcaccttgcctttcacttgagtcaagtccttggtgaggcgagctacttcttgcttgagttgctcattctcctttgcaacctcttgtgtgcatatatctacaacaactttctcaacacaaacttggttgcacaaaggtgagtctaaacataaatcattacaagaagtagaggcatcctttttagacatgttagaacttttctttttagatgccttagtgggagttgtactaacagcttcaagattagcaactttattagttagctcatcacaatgtttgcgcatggtttccattttagcaagcaaacttttataagcatcttgtgagctagctaatttttcttttaatttttcatttttgtttacaagttgctcatcattgattgtgcatgcatttgttgttgtactagcctcaagttgctcaattttagtagatagttgaacattaatattagcaaaattctcatattattcaagcaaagttttgtatgcttcttgtgaactatctagcttttcttttattttttcgagcttcttttgttgactagtgcaaactttagcataattaaggttttgttgcacaatttcttcataagaaggcatttcatcatcattatcactctcactagaggatgagctttcattacctcatgccataaggcacacacaagaagagcttgatgatgagtgcttgcgccctcgcctcttgtgatgatgttcttcttcatttgaagaatcatcccataatCTTAttaatgtgagggcttggttcttgcacgccttcttctttgtcttgggtgtgggcttgtttggacaaacttcaacaaagtgccccaactcgccgcatccatagcatcctctctttctttgctcatttctttgattggtgaaaatgagatcttggatttggatgggcacacccttgacattgagcttttgaatcatcttctccaccttgttgattagtttgattgattcttcatcaaggtcaaaggtggagaaggaagattgatcatcatcacttgaatcttcatcatcatcatcatcctcatcttcttcttcttcttcacttgaggagcttgagcttgagcttgtctcaacttgcttgctcttcatcttcttcttgccacatgcaagagctttgcctttgcttgatgaagaggcttcttcttaacccatcttggtgacatttcaaatgccactatcttgtcaatgactatggccgggtcatggtgcttaagtcctccatgttgtgaaggatggtgatgatgtttgcatatttcttttgtggtagcacagagatgatcttcctcacgatgtccgcatcatctagctttgttaatcctatagaatggagctcattgataattatatttaaacaagaatacatatcacgaacaagctcattatcattcatttcgaaggaatcataattttgtttagctagacaatgtttttgctcacagatattacttgtgccgtcatggagctcttggagttttaaccatatttcatttGCTGTATTTAAgctgaatacttggttaaacacatccatgctaaaagattcaaacaagcaatttttcgctctagcattgaaatgaatttctttttcatcactcttcgtgggtttatcgggattcttaatgggttttatcctATCATgaatgactctccaaactcccaagtcaaccgcctcaaggtaccacgccattctagctctataatatgggaagttagtgccatcaaagtgcggaggcctagaggtgtCCACCACAACCACTCCAAATAGCGTcgactcaacggcggttaagccaaaggtccaaattgagccaaccggctctgataccaattgaaggtagaccgtgacgcctaagaggggggtgaattaggcaacttaaaattctaactctaaactatggcctctttttctaaccctagcaaaacctatgcaaaagataagctatctaaatgtgcaactacggttttgctagtgtgttgctatctctaccacaaaaggagtaatgtaatcaatgtatacgcagaagctaaagagcaaggtagagatgtgcaaactctcgtcgacaacttcggtatttttaccgaggtatcgagaagcacgcaagcttccccctagtccttgttggagcccctcgcaaggaatccctcacaatgGCCAAGCTctcagtcgggtaactccatggatggCCTCAGGCCTTcaccacgtgcaagtgggtctccaacgtgccttccggcaagcctctcccagatgctccccgtcgtcttcactatcaagcttccggccgaaatgcacatgccttgttccctccggtacacggtggcggccacaccacaaccgcggttggtatgatctcgcaagactacaagccccgccGATGTaaaacaatggtgcgcgcaagcaccgagtggtaagaggtatgtaaacctcactaaacactaggcctaaacctagagcaagcgcataagcgatggtctaatcaacctaagcacttcgccaagcacctacgctaatcacctaataaaacactaagcactatgcaagtggagatcactaaaatagtgtatcaacaccctagatatgtttcctcaactccacacttccaaaatggccggttgggggttgtatttataagccccactgagaaagtagccgttggggacggaatcctgcttttctgctactgaccagacgctggagtcatcctaatcggacgcgtccggtcgtcccgaccgttggagccgcgaacaactgatcggacgctgccagcgtctggtcacttgccactggacgcgtccggtcgcaagttcgccgccctggaacctctctgtactcgatcggacgctgctgtcctgcgttcggtcggtttgccgccagcgtccggtccagcgtccggtcgcttctgctgttgccgagcctctgatcagagcgtccggtcgctttcctccagcgttcggtcgcttctgtgagcttgtttcttcgcgatcttgcgtgcggcttggttcctttctttgtgcttggactttgcttgatatcttgggttctCTCTTGCGCTCCTAAGGTGTTTCTTAAGgtattgatcatcggatcatcacgtcgcctttgtccaagtcatgtcttgcatcctattgaactacaaaacaatcacttgctaattcattagtccaatttggttgtgttggtcatcaaacatcaaaatcctaagtaaatgggcctagggtccatttttcttacagtgCCTCGGGGCTGATGTGTCCTTCCTCTCATCTACCACACATTGCGCACGTCCATAGCATCGGCAGGCTCCTTCTATTTCAGAGTTCTTGTGGGCATCAAGGGCATCCCAGCCCATGTGCGCAGCGTTGCCGTCGCACAGCTGTTGTTGGGGTCATCTTGTGCTAAGGTCGAATTGGCCCCAGCCAACACCGTCAATGGTGATGATGAGCGGGAGTTCTTTGTCGCCGCATGGTGTGTTTATCCAGATTTGATCCCTGACGAGAAGATCCTAGCGATCCCTGAGCCCTAGGTGCATATTGTAGAGGCACCTCTCTTCCTATGCGAAGACGAGCTCATTCGGTCGCATCTATCGGCCTTGCGCTACTTCACGTGCCTCCACATTGTAGAGTACCAAGACTGGACTACGCCGCCAACCTCATCAGATGATGGTTTTGATGAAGACAATGACGACGATGACAGTGGGGACAACAACTACAATGGTTACTAGCCCGGAGTTCAGAGCATTCTCTGTCGATGAACATGCCGAGGACGGTGCCTTTTGGCGTCGGCGGCGGAGCTCCGTCCTTGAGGCCGATATGGGGCCTACCTTTTGGTCGCGCGCCCCTGACCCTATTGTCCTGGTTGGGGTGGTTCTGTGCACCCTGACGAACTTTGGAGCCGACGAGGGCAGCCCCGGCCACCACTCAATGACGACAATGGTGGTGACGAACGCTGCAGGAGAGGCTATTCGCGTGGGCAGCAATGCAGCGCGGGGACCCGAGAGGGGCCCACCAGCCAGTGAGGTGTTGTGGTCAACAAACCCGTTCTAGATGGTGCGTGAAGGCTGCTGCACGTTGGAGGGCAGGGCGTGGTCCTAGGACGACCTCCATCGTTTTGGCCGCTGGCGCCTGAGGCGCGAGATCCCAgacgttgcatcatcattgcctaCATTGATATCGACATCCACTTTGTTCATGAGAAGGTGGCTTTGGAGCAATTCAGAGTACTCCATGCCCCCTCAGCTCATCAGTTTGTGATTTTATGACTAAGGGACTATATGTACAATTGTTCAATGACTTTAGATCAAGTCTATGCGTCCAGTTCCCTCCCGCTTTGACTGCAAGCGGGTATTAGAAATATGCATAGTCCaacacatgtatatcaagttACTTATACTCCAAGTTGTACTTACTTaactatatatatgaaagtcacCTCCCCAATTGGGTGTAAGGTGTTCCCTAATTCTCTACAGTTTTGCATTAGAGGCCATAAAGGGAGGTCGGGCAACTTCACCCTAGGTTGCCCGACTCAATCAGAATCCCATTCAAGCTCACCTTCCCTTGCATGCAAGTTCTATCTAGATGTGATACTAGATTTTGCTAAGTATTGCTATTTTTaacgcaaaagagttatgcaatctatgttccaatcctaaTCAATAACCTAGCAAGCTAGAATAGTAAGTAAGCACACAACCTAGGAAAACAAGTAATGCGGAAACATAAATGAGTTAGAGATGCAAACCCTAGCTTATGAAGATATTTTCCCCGAGGTATTGCGAAGCTcatgcttccccctagtccttgttacAGCCCCTCACAAGGATGTCCTCACAAGAGCCAAGCTCCCGGCCGGGTAACTCCGTGTAAACCAAGAGCTTTCCTCATACGCAAGTGGATCTCCATTGGAAATTCTCCTAGaccgctccccgtcgtcttcactgtCGAGCTTCCGGCAACACCATGGGCCTCATTTCTTTGGTACACCAATGGTGGTCTCTCCACATGTCGGAAGGTATAAAGACTACAAGCCACTactgtacaacaatggtgtgtacAAGCCAACTGCGAGGCCTAACTAGACTAAGTACTTCGCAAAACAAAATGGCGGAGCCAAAAAAATTTAGACGATTCACATTGAACATAACATAAATATTTATCTAAAAAATATAATATTTCTCTGTAATATAATGAAAATTTTCCTTTGTACTTTGCTGACGAGCCCAGGAGGCCCGGGCCGCTGGGCAGTGGCTCCACCTGTGGCAAAACACTAATTACCTAATATTTTTTAAAGCTTAAACACTTTGGTGGATAGAGCACAACACTGTTAAATGAGGCTTGAGCAAACCCAATAGCGCGAAATGCTAGTCAGATGGAGCAAGCCAGCGTGATCCGCAGGGCAAGGGGATCGGGTGCTGATGACTAAACAAGCGTGGGTCACATGTTCACTTGAAGAATCAAACAATTATTAGGCATTTAGGCTTTAGGCATAGAGATGAACATGCTTTTTAAGAAATCCACTACCTTTAGTTAGTGGGTGGCCAGCGCATTATTGCTGTAATCACGCAGTTAGTATTCTGTGCTCAtcccaaaagaaaaaaaaagttcagTTCAAAATATCACTGAAATCGGAAGTATGTATAAATGACAGAACATGAGGAATTGTCTGGATCAAAATTGTTTTTTCTTTCAATTGCACTACTTTCTGTGCATCTACAAGACTACAAGCACTGTACATGTATGTAGATTGGCTAATCCTTTAAAACGCGGAGACCAATCGCAGGATGCTAAGAGTGACTGCACATGAGGAGGATCTATGAGCTAAGGATGTTCAGGAGGGCAACTCTGCTCTGGATCATCCTCCTGAACAGCAGCTCTGCTCCATGCTCAAGATCTCCAATGACGCACTCCAGTGCCTGCAACTGCTCCTCCTTGCAAACAACCACGCTTCTCTTCTGCAATGCCTTGGAGACAAGAGACCTCTTGGGCATCACCACCTGCTTCGACACCAGGCACAGCGTCGAGTCGAGAAGGGAGGCAGCGACCAGTCTGGCCTTGAGCAACAGCCTGACCAGCTTGCACTCCTTGTCAGAGGTGGTGGTAGTCTTCTTGCTGGCCTTCTTGAACTGCTTCTGTGCATTCTTGGCCAAGCGGATGTACAACTGGATCTTGGCCTGGATGCTTGCGTCGTCTCCCCTTTTGAGAACCAGCAGCAGATCTTGGACGGTGGCCTTCAGCTCGGCGAAGTTCTCCTGCATGGCGTTGCAGAGATCGATGAGCTCAAGAGAGCTTTCCATTTCCTCGTCCAGCTCCTTCCTCTGCTGGATGGTGCAAGCTTGGTTGCTGGGGAAGTGGATGATCTCCTCGATGTGGCTGTACACGTCTCCAAGCCTCCTCAAACCGTCGCGCATTGCCGCGCTGGTTTTGGAGGGGGAAGAGACGGCTGCCTCCAAGCTTTGCAGCTCGGCTTCAACTTCGGCCTCATTGGAGAGCCTCTTGGATGGCAAGCTGACTGATCTTAGGCGGAAAGCCATTGTTTGCAATTGTATTGGAGTTCCTGAGGTGTGAAGACTTGAGATGTTGGGGATTGTTTGATGCGTGCATCCTTTGTTGAAGGCCTATTTATACACCAGAAGCACTAATAAGGGAGCATCTTTCTGGGTGGTGGACAAACTGAATATAATCATGTCATTTCGTCTCCAAGATGCTGTCTGCTGTGGTCTCATGACAGTGCTGCAGAAAGAATTGTCACGCTACCAAGGTTTTCCACGTGATTTATGTTACTTTGGGCCACCAGACATCTCGAAAATGGGCGTGACACTCTGTCATGTTTCAGTTAGTGGTAGCAAGAATCTGCATTTGCTCTTGGCGTCATTATGGATGGGTATTGAGTATAGTGCAGGTTAAGCTGTTTAACAGGTTATTAACTGGGTATTATTGGTGTCATGTGTATTAGTCTGATCCTTGTTAGTTAGTGAAACGAGTAGATGATTTACTTAGTAGTAGCAAATATGCTGATCACAAGGTTATACCTTGTGCTTTTTTCTTTTGAGCTGGGGATGTTTCAGCTGCATATAGCAAGATCCATTGTAGAAGGAATGTGCACATGAGGCACATGTGAGTAACATGATTTTTAAAATTAGGAAATTTTGCTACAGGACATCGCTAAAATACGTAATATGCCGATGGACACCGTCTAGAGCGAAATTTGTCCAGTACCATTATAAAATCATGTCAATTGTCGTAACACACCACAcacattattttatttatttctcaTATTCACTGAGAGAGAAGGTGGGAGAAATGACTCTTTTGCCCTCGTCTTCAACCTTTCGTGGTTCACATATTTTTGTTGTAACACACCATCCTCAACTGCCAACGCCGTCGCTGCTCTGTCGAGTCCTCCTCTGGCGAGCTCCTGTGGCGAGCACCCCCTCCTCCGGCGAGCTCCTGTGGCGAGTTCCCTTCCTCTGGCGAGCTCCTCTGGCGAGTAACCCCTACTTCGGCGAGCTCCCCAGGTCAGCGCTGTTGGGGCACGACCACCCAGGCCGGTGCAGCTAGGGGCGAGCTCCTCCGGCGAGCTCGGCTAGGGGCGCGGCCACCCAGGCCAGCGCGTGCGGCTGGGGGCGGGCTCCTCCAGCGAGCTCGGCTGGGGGCGCGGCCACCCAGGCCGGCTCGGCTGGAGGCGGCGTGGCCACCCCAGGGGCAGAGCTCCCCAGCGGCGGGCTGATTGCTCCGAGGAGGGAGAAAGTCTATTTGCAGAAAGcccccttcttctctttctatctaTTTCACTGTTCATTGAGTCTATCAAATCATTCcgataagactgtctccaacggtcCGGACGCAAAAGCGATAGGCATTCGATGGTTTACGTCCTGCACAACAAAAAGGTTAGGGACCCAAAATTTCCATTTTCCAACAGCCGACGCAAACGAGAAGCCCGTATGGCCGACCATCCGAACGTCGCCCGCCTCGCCGCGTTGGACCGCGGACCCGCCTCGCCGTGCCGGTCGCCCTCCGCCGCAGACCCGCCTCACCGCGCCGGCGGCTCCCCGCCGTCTCCGACCACCTGTGCGCTAGCCTCTTCGTCCCGGAGATCCCCGGCGGCGGTGGCTTCAAAGAGCTCCCGGTGGTCGTGTACTTCCACGGCGGCGGCCTCGTCTTCCACTCCACGGCGTCGGCGCAGTCGGGCCGAGGTCCGCCATCCACGTGTGGCCGCTGAGTTGGGAAGATCTTGCCCGGCCTCGCCGCCTCCTCCACTCCTCCCGCGGCGGCCCCGAATCCACCTCCCCACCTGCCCCAGTGCCTTCCAAATCTGCGGTGCGTACAGTCTGATGTCGTCGGTGGCGCCTGGAGGCGAGGACGACGAGGCCCTGGGTGAGCCGAGGGGCCTCCTCCTGCACGCGTCGTCGTTCCTCGCGGTCGACCGTCCTCGCGCAGGTGCCGAATCCGGAGCAGTCTCTGCAGCAGCAACAGCCAAGCACTAGAGCGAGGAGGCTCATCGCATCGAGAGGAGCACCAGAGGTTTGCGTCGCGGAGAGAGAAGACGTAGATTTGGGTTTCCTCTCTCCTTCGACGCAAAATGCCTCCTCCATTTGCCTGCTCCGTTGGAGGGTCTTTTTCCCCTCTGAACCATGCATTTTGCGTATGGGTAGTGGGATGCCTCtcccgttggagacagtctaacccCAATGAATCTTTATATATTTCAATAAATCTTAGCCAGACACTTTTGCGCAGTGGTGTGTTACGACAAATATTAGTGGAGAGCTGGAGGTTGAAGACAAGGGTATAAACGATATTTTCCCCACATCCCCTCTCTTAAAACCTAAGAAATGAATAAAATTATAGGCGTGGTGTGTTGCAGTAAATGGACACGATTTTGTAATGGTACCAAGAAAATTCCGCTCCAGGCGGTGTCTATATTACGCATTTTAGCGGTGTCCTATAGCAAAATTTCCCTTTAAAATTAATTACTTCCATGAAGCCCATAACAAAGACATCACTTTTTTAGCATCCATATAGTCAAGTTCTTTACTGCAACAAAAAATTAATTGGAATGCAATTTGAAAGTGCTTCTCC
This DNA window, taken from Miscanthus floridulus cultivar M001 chromosome 13, ASM1932011v1, whole genome shotgun sequence, encodes the following:
- the LOC136502023 gene encoding uncharacterized protein; translation: MAFRLRSVSLPSKRLSNEAEVEAELQSLEAAVSSPSKTSAAMRDGLRRLGDVYSHIEEIIHFPSNQACTIQQRKELDEEMESSLELIDLCNAMQENFAELKATVQDLLLVLKRGDDASIQAKIQLYIRLAKNAQKQFKKASKKTTTTSDKECKLVRLLLKARLVAASLLDSTLCLVSKQVVMPKRSLVSKALQKRSVVVCKEEQLQALECVIGDLEHGAELLFRRMIQSRVALLNILSS